One genomic window of Lepeophtheirus salmonis chromosome 5, UVic_Lsal_1.4, whole genome shotgun sequence includes the following:
- the NC2alpha gene encoding uncharacterized protein NC2alpha — MPSKKKRYNSRFPPARIKKIMQSDEDVGKVAAAVPVIISRALELFVETLLKKVNDVAQDRGARTLTPSHIKRCIHSETRFHFLKELVSSVPELTGDRDDSLAVIPPPSSTQIDNRMPLRRKQRGGKRSRSSNKCDEEEEEGTDSGEELDGEEEEEDSLPEAPSTSTSSNIPFTIVIPKVVAEENGASIHLNQQTFLESDSSVSNSTSSTSINHNNGNALISPISNED, encoded by the exons ATGCCGAGTAAGAAAAAGCGCTATAATTCTCGGTTTCCTCCG GCTCGAATCAAGAAGATAATGCAAAGTGACGAGGACGTTGGAAAAGTGGCGGCTGCTGTTCCCGTCATTATATCTCGCGCACTTGAATTGTTTGTGGAAACTCTTCTGAAAAAAGTGAATGATGTCGCTCAGGACCGTGGAGCGCGTACTCTTACACCTAGTCACAT aaaaaggTGTATACATTCTGAGACTCGATTTCATTTCTTAAAAGAATTGGTTTCTTCTGTTCCTGAACTCACTGGAGATAGAGATGATTCTCTTGCCGTTATACCTCCTCCTTCGTCTACTCAGATTGACAATAGAATGCCTCTTCGAAGAAAGCAAAG AGGAGGAAAAAGGTCAAGGTCATCAAATAAAtgtgatgaagaagaagaagaggggACAGACTCTGGTGAAGAACTTGATGgagaagaggaggaggaggacTCGTTACCTGAAGCTCCTTCTACATCAACCTCATCCAATATTCCTTTTACTATAGTTATACCAAAAGTTGTTGCCGAAGAAAATGGTGCAAGTATTCATCTAAATCAACAGACTTTTTTAGAGTCAGACTCCTCAGTTTCTAATTCAACATCGTCCACATCAATAAATCATAACAATGGAAATGCTCTTATATCTCCGATTTCAAATGAAGATTAA
- the LOC121118566 gene encoding Golgi resident protein GCP60 gives MSMSCVEDPSLCAIYREALRFFKADEGRRRLECSYEDQVRLVAYTQQVVHGSFSPEKVSPLGTLDVIGKDRRNAWKKLSGMKKEEAMKKFSDSILELFPEFKTLISELIDKQKNETSTTNENEEKEELKAEEAEKKAHEEAQQCRERQLQEDQRRQIQDALNKQTFSQFKAFAEQQYPNNPDQQAILIKRLQVQYYYQYMQQVYQNHNQMENSSQTTTTIAEQINVTPNKLCDMVSNLNITPADGKGEEVGVQVESEVYFQEEGAIDDRDDSDNFDEDEEDDEDHVCSDECGFCSCEEFLPANMWTKKDIDLFKDSIRMSGGDSIIKVGQGETATVRVPTRDDGGSALFWEFATDSYDIAFGLFFEWSKSEDEQHVTVHVSDSEDEDLNDDESFNECDPERASAAALLDKRPQMSIIVPIYRRDCHEEVYAGSHTYPGQGVYLLKFDNTFSLWRSKTLYYRVYYTQ, from the exons ATGTCAATGTCATGTGTGGAGGACCCTTCACTGTGCGCAATCTACAGGGAAGCACTCCGCTTCTTTAAAG CTGATGAGGGACGTCGACGTTTGGAATGCAGCTACGAGGATCAAGTTCGTCTTGTAGCATACACACAACAAGTTGTGCATGGGTCATTCAGTCCTGAAAAAGTATCTCCTCTAGGGACCTTGGATGTTATCGGAAAAGATAGAAG GAATGCTTGGAAAAAGTTAAGCGGAATGAAAAAGGAAGAGGCAATGAAAAAATTTTCTGATTCAATTTTAGAGCTATTTCCAGAGTTTAAAACCCTCATTTCCGAACTAATAGATaa ACAGAAAAATGAAACTTCTACTACTAATGAGAATGAGGAGAAGGAAGAATTGAAAGCAGAGGAGGCAGAGAAGAAAGCTCATGAAGAAGCGCAACAGTGTAGGGAAAGGCAACTTCAAGAGGATCAGAGGAGGCAAATACAAGACGCgctaaacaaacaaactttttctCAATTCAAGGCCTTTGCAGAGCAACAATATCCAAATAATCCTGATCAACAAGCCATCCTTATTAAAAGACTTCAAgttcaatattattatcaatatatgcAACAAGTGTATCAGAACCACAATCAAATGGAAAACTCTAGTCAAACAACAACTACTATAGCAGAACAAATAAATGTAACTCCAAATAAGCTTTGTGATATGGTctccaatttaaatataactccTGCGGATGGAAAGGGGGAGGAGGTTGGCGTTCAAGTTGAAAGTGAAGTATATTTTCAAGAAGAAGGGGCTATTGATGATCGGGATGACAGCGACAACTTTGACGAAGACGAAGAGGATGATGAAGATCATGTGTGCTCAGATGAATGTGGATTTTGTAGTTGTGAAGAAT ttcttccAGCCAATATGTGGACAAAAAAAGATATCGATTTGTTCAAAGATTCCATTCGAATGAGCGGTGGTGATTCAATTATTAAAGTTGGACAAGGAGAGACAGCAACTGTACGGGTTCCCACGCGAGATGATGGAGGCTCTGCGTTATTTTGGGAATTTGCTACAGATAGCTATGATATAGCTTTTGGTCTTTTTTTCGAATGGTCCAAATCTGAAGATGAACAACATGTTACCGTTCATGTTTCTGACTCTGAAGATGAAGATTTAAACGATGATGAATCCTTCA ATGAATGTGACCCTGAGAGGGCTTCCGCTGCCGCTTTACTGGATAAGAGACCGCAAATGTCTATAATTGTTCCAATTTATCGTCGAGACTGTCATGAAGAAGTTTACGCAGGATCGCATACATATCCTGGACAGGGAGTTTACCTCTTAAAGTttgataatacattttcattatgGAGATCTAAAACATTGTATTACCGAGTATATTACACACAATGA